Part of the Betta splendens chromosome 17, fBetSpl5.4, whole genome shotgun sequence genome, taactcacacattctcacacaaacacatactgcaATTTTAGTcgcatgaaaataaaatgccAATCAGGAAGCAAGAAATAAACAGCAGTCATGGATGTAAAAAGAGGAATCGGAGAGTGCTTGAGGAAACAGAATCCGTTCTtttaactgtaaaaaaaaaaaacactaacaaaAAAGAAACTGACCACTTATCACCAGGTGTCTCTTGGCTGCTTCAGCCTGGTCAGTTCTCTGTAATACACCATGAGCCACATCCTCACAATTTTTACTGGATTCTTGCTGACACTGCGACTCTTGACCACACAATGGAGTTGAAGGTACTATATGTCAGATGTGGGAGGTGATTGGCAAATGACGAAGAGTTCTTGttttaaaaatcacattttttcACGTGGACTTCTGCCTATAGTGAAGCGTCAAGTCCCCTCCGCTCTTCCAgataaaatgtttaactgttCGCAGGTCCATGTTTGGATCTAGAACCTATTTtagagatgaaaacaaaaaggcaaaagaCAAATATAAAAGGTTAATAAAATGGACAACCAATGACTGGAAATACAGGACTTTCTGGCTGCGGCCCACCTGGTCTTGACACATTAGCTCAATCTTCTCCTCGGCTAGCATAGCCatatcctcctccttctcctgctcaccGGGCTTCTCATTGGCTGAGGAGCTGGTGGTCTGAGACTCATTGTCCAGGTTGATAATCTTCTCATAAACATGCTCCATCACCTTCCTCACCTGGAGCATGTCACTGGCTGAGAGACGGTCCCTGTGGAAAACGCATCAGGTCAAATCAGATTATATGCTGCCACATCCAGGTCTAAAGATAAATTTGTTCATTCTGTTCTTCAACAACTCACTTTTTTAGGGTTTTTGCACCAGAGGAAGAATGAGGCTGGAGGTAGAAAGGGATTTTGTTGAACTTGGGCATATTTTTCTGAAACAAAGAACATGTACATCAACTCCTGAGATTGAGAGATGTTTAGGATGCACAAGCACATATCGATATGCCAGGGCTGGTCAGCTCTGGCCCTGAAAAGACAAGGTCTGCTTGTTTAAGCAACAATTCCTGTCTTACCGGCTACTGATAAAATTCCTGTCATTACTTactaaaaaacaagcaaaacaaggaTACTGAATAAATTTATTGCCACCTATCCATCCATGTATCTATCTATTATGATGATATATTGTAATACTAATTTCAGATGGTGGAACAGAATAAAGAAGTTGGAGTGATGCAGACTTTAGTTTTAGTTAGAGGGACCTGAAGAAAATAAAGTAAGCACAAACAAATAACTCCAGCGCTGTCCCAAATCTCTAACAATGGTCCGGTAAATAAACATAATACTCACATCTACAGTTATATCGATAACCCACTGTGGGACTGTCTCATTTAGCAGCATGGATTCTGTCTCTCCACCGGAATCTCTACATAGCAAccttaaaaaaagcaaacaaacaaacaaaaaaaacacgctGTCAAGAATTGCCATCAGGAAGTACATGTTAAACATTTCTGTATGAACGACAGCTTAAAGCCCACAGGGTTTACCTATAGCGTACAGATAAACATTACCTGAATAGAGTACGGCCTCCTGCTTCACCAAAGATGACTGGAGTGTGTGGTGGCACCTGGAAATATCCATTTCCCTTCTGGACCCTGTTCTCCTGCTCTCCATTCACTGTGAGCACAAGAACACAATGATTCTGTAATAAACTGCACAATGATGTGgactagggctgcaactaacaacTATTTTGATAATCTAGTAATCTGTCTataatttttttataataattgtattaaaaaatatataaatatataaaatataataaatatataaaaatatatttttttattatttgcttattagaaatcccttatcaggttctttttttaaaactaatttTTGATTTTGAcactttaaatctcaaacaaaaaacccagcgtttgaataataaaacttccatatccaaaatataaataaataaataaagcaagcatagagttttgttccaatgaagatctgcagcagctccagtcaatcTGACTGTGGGAGAGAACCCAAGAAGACatgggagaacatgtaaacttcacagagactcctgggctccttctggctctgaggcaatagtgacaaccactaaaaaccatgtcgtcataGTTTAATGCtgttgttacatttagtgtctgaaCCATTTaagttgcgctgttctgtggtggcgaCGTTCATCACTATGTAGCAAACGAGATGATGTGCAGGCAGCTGACACTGACTgcagaacagattaagtaacaaagtaacttttaacacagcagcacttaatgaagagtcttcaGGTAAtggataaacagcgtttgttaccgctgtgttttattctaatgttctcctgtgtcgctatagtatttacaaaccacaagctgaactttgtatgatTTGCGGGttaacgttgtctttgtttaatatttaatgctcatatgaagaaattagggCGCACCTTTCTTCTGCTgccactttgtttgtttttgtcatttcgCCAGTGGCTGCGTTTTTTTGCGTTGCGATTCACTGTAAAATGAGTAGCCTGACTAATCGATAAcggcaaatcattatcgatAAATGTCCGTCATCGATATTATCGATTCATTTTTGCAGCCCTAATGTGGACACCTGCTGCTCATTGACAACACCAGAGACATCATAATTAATCCTGCCATGTAGAAGAAGCCTTGTTTAGCATCCTTTCTTAGTCAAGAGGTTGTCAAATGCCTCCTTACCATGATTCACTTCGTTCTCTTCTTCGTCCATGGGGTTGATGCGAGTCCTAGGCCAGAACTCCAGCAAAGCCTGCAGTAGCAGCCCGCCCAGGTTCACTGCCAACATAAATCAAAATTTAGATGAATGTATCCAAGTTTATGTTATTTGTATATAAAGATATGTTTACATATCTACACACTTACACTTTGGGTCAGAGCCATCAGAGCTTGAAAACCCAGCATCCTTGGCAGACACCCATGCAGCGAAGCAGTCACTCTCATCCAAAGTGATAGTGAGCATCTAGTACGCATCAAGCAAAAAGGAGAACACCACTGTATCACTTTAAGACCACTAAACTAGCTCACAATGGGTTTCTGCACTACCAAGACAAATGGAAACTTCACTGTACCAGGTTTGCAACTCACCCCAGTTTTCAGATCAACAGAGAACCAATTTGGCACATAGACCATTTTGAAACGCTTTTTAATTTCTTCATCGAACTCCACTTTTCCCAAATCCTCACCCTTGCAAGCCTAAAAGTTAAACACTCAATAACTTAGAAGAAACAACAATACCTACACTTAACtacaaacataaatatttaactACCAACTGAAGTACCTTTAGGACATCCCAGAAAGCCACATTGTTGTTGGTATCTTTGGTCAGTATGTGTCTCTTGTCATTCAGTATGTGGCACTGGATAATACTGGCAcctcctgcaaacacaaaaaacaactttgcTTTACAAAACACCccagagagggaaaaaaggaCATTGGTGCaacaatattataaaaatgtcattaaaaacatttttacccTTGATAACTTGTTCTGGCTGAGTACACAGTGGCGTCAGGGGGGTACTGCAGTCATTGTCATACTCCCCTGATGATCTAAAGTTGTGCATTCCCTTTAGAGACTGCAAAAATGATACATAATCATTAAACTATAATGAATATGTCATAATCATGTACTCATGCATCAGTGGAGATCAGTAAAACTTAATTAGCTTTTGAGCATCACCTTAAACATCCCAAAGCAGCTTTAGTTGTTTTTATACAAAATCAGGGGATTAAAGCCAAATACCATTAGCTGATGTCCGATTACTGTGATCTGAGAGGTGCCAAGCACGCTTACCCATTTATTAACGGATGACTTGGTGGTGGAGACCCAGATTGCTGGAGGTGGGTCAGCAGATCTGTCAAGTTCCATCTGAGCAAATGAGAAGAACAGCGAAAGGCTGAATGACTCTACGTGGTCAGCTTTGAGCACAGGACTGCGCAAAGAGAACGGCAGGATTATTCTAGAATTTTTAAACCTCTAAAACTTTAGAAAACAAACATTGCATGCACACCAAGTTTTTTGAAACAGACAAGTAGCATGTACCAAGCAAAAACATAATGCTATATGCAGTATAGCTACTCCACTGTCCCACAAAGTACAATTCTACAACGGCAACTTACTTTCAGTACGGGGGCCTTCTCCTCACAGATAAGCACCCGGATGTCTGGGTTGCGTAGGTCAGTGCAGTAGATCTTTTTGTCTCTGCCTCCAGAATAGACGTGCGTAAAGGCCTCATTGACCTGCAGAGCCCACACACCCTCATCATGCACGCGGTAGGTGGCAATACACCTCTGCTGGCCGAGCGACCACAGGCGAATAGTCCCGTCTGAGCTGCCCGACAAGCACTGTGCGATGGGGAAAAACACCAAAAGCAAGTTCAGGTCCAGAAAGTTGTGCTTAACAGCTCCACAGCGCGGCTCATTTCAAACACGATAACTGACCTGTGTGCCATCTCGATTCAGCAGCAACGATTTGACATTGTCTGTGTGACCTTTTAGCTTCATCAGTTTTGCACATGTGCGAGGATCCCATACTCTCAGAACCTGAGACAGCAGACAACAGAAGACTGAAACTTAAATCTCTGAAAACTAACAAAAATTTGAATCAAAGTGTGTTGTTTAATTAAACTTTTTCTGTAACTCTGTATTTCCCTTAAACAACCCAATTAACCTGTTTAAAGAAGTCAAACATCTAACATTAAAAGGACTCAGCATGTTAACTTGCTGTTTAAATGATCGAGCACCTGAGCAAACACAATGATTTTTCTAGTATTAATAAAAAAGCCACTTTGTTTACACTGTGAATTTCCTGGAACAAACGTATGACCCAGGAAGcagaaataacaaaacaacGGCACATAACAACCAAGACTGTAACCTACATTATATCAAGATCACACTCCTTCGTATGATATAGTGATCTTTAGGACTCAGACTATAAGACCAAGTAATACTACTCCAGCCAAAAACATAGAAGAGGCAGCATGAGATAAGACACCAGCTATTAATACTGTGATGATTCAATTATTGTGTTGTTGGAATAAATTACAtattgtgcttgtgtgtgtgtgtgtctcactgaTGGGAACACAGACCTTTTCTGTGGATCCTGACACAATGACTGTGCCCATCTGGTTCATAGCTAGACTATAGATAGAGTCCTTGTTCCCACTCAGTGATGAGGCTATTGCAGACAAAACAGAAGTTGTTAGTGAATACAAAATTTCTCACAGAAAACCCTACAGTAGTTCACATACAAATGTGCAACAATCCCCACAACAGTATCCAAGTCAGAATATAAACAACTGATACACAGAAATAAATGCTGCTTACTGGTGACAGTGTTGTTGGAAGCAGTGAGTGCTGTTAGTGTGTTCACATCCCAAAGGAAGATTTGCCGATCCAGGCCTGCTGATGCCACCAGCTCCTTGTCTTTAGCATAGGCCAAAGCTTTGACATAGTCCTTGTGTGTCCGTAACGTTGACATACAGAACCCTTTATGTGCATTCCACACTTTGACGGTTGTATCGGAG contains:
- the LOC114844611 gene encoding WD repeat-containing protein 48 isoform X2, coding for MATHHRQNAAGRRKVQVSYVIRDEVEKYNRNGVNALQLDPALNRLFTAGRDSIIRIWSVYQHKDPYIASMEHHTDWVNDIVLCCNGKTLISASSDTTVKVWNAHKGFCMSTLRTHKDYVKALAYAKDKELVASAGLDRQIFLWDVNTLTALTASNNTVTTSSLSGNKDSIYSLAMNQMGTVIVSGSTEKVLRVWDPRTCAKLMKLKGHTDNVKSLLLNRDGTQCLSGSSDGTIRLWSLGQQRCIATYRVHDEGVWALQVNEAFTHVYSGGRDKKIYCTDLRNPDIRVLICEEKAPVLKMELDRSADPPPAIWVSTTKSSVNKWSLKGMHNFRSSGEYDNDCSTPLTPLCTQPEQVIKGGASIIQCHILNDKRHILTKDTNNNVAFWDVLKACKGEDLGKVEFDEEIKKRFKMVYVPNWFSVDLKTGMLTITLDESDCFAAWVSAKDAGFSSSDGSDPKLNLGGLLLQALLEFWPRTRINPMDEEENEVNHVNGEQENRVQKGNGYFQVPPHTPVIFGEAGGRTLFRLLCRDSGGETESMLLNETVPQWVIDITVDKNMPKFNKIPFYLQPHSSSGAKTLKKDRLSASDMLQVRKVMEHVYEKIINLDNESQTTSSSANEKPGEQEKEEDMAMLAEEKIELMCQDQVLDPNMDLRTVKHFIWKSGGDLTLHYRQKST
- the LOC114844611 gene encoding WD repeat-containing protein 48 isoform X1; protein product: MATHHRQNAAGRRKVQVSYVIRDEVEKYNRNGVNALQLDPALNRLFTAGRDSIIRIWSVYQHKQDPYIASMEHHTDWVNDIVLCCNGKTLISASSDTTVKVWNAHKGFCMSTLRTHKDYVKALAYAKDKELVASAGLDRQIFLWDVNTLTALTASNNTVTTSSLSGNKDSIYSLAMNQMGTVIVSGSTEKVLRVWDPRTCAKLMKLKGHTDNVKSLLLNRDGTQCLSGSSDGTIRLWSLGQQRCIATYRVHDEGVWALQVNEAFTHVYSGGRDKKIYCTDLRNPDIRVLICEEKAPVLKMELDRSADPPPAIWVSTTKSSVNKWSLKGMHNFRSSGEYDNDCSTPLTPLCTQPEQVIKGGASIIQCHILNDKRHILTKDTNNNVAFWDVLKACKGEDLGKVEFDEEIKKRFKMVYVPNWFSVDLKTGMLTITLDESDCFAAWVSAKDAGFSSSDGSDPKLNLGGLLLQALLEFWPRTRINPMDEEENEVNHVNGEQENRVQKGNGYFQVPPHTPVIFGEAGGRTLFRLLCRDSGGETESMLLNETVPQWVIDITVDKNMPKFNKIPFYLQPHSSSGAKTLKKDRLSASDMLQVRKVMEHVYEKIINLDNESQTTSSSANEKPGEQEKEEDMAMLAEEKIELMCQDQVLDPNMDLRTVKHFIWKSGGDLTLHYRQKST